One window of the Periophthalmus magnuspinnatus isolate fPerMag1 chromosome 17, fPerMag1.2.pri, whole genome shotgun sequence genome contains the following:
- the LOC117385434 gene encoding neurturin — MKLWKGATLAFMLCGAALSAVLLRNMAALGQTRPNTKYPQTPSASYSKSTSRTLSNVSNSKSKAESSAMGGPRRRSRSTDDMGSLLSEFTRMFQSFTESELQHVVGALLDRKRRKSRLDQSRRTKRARRPKPCSVRELKLTVSELGLGYESNETMLLRYCSGKCTGHRSNYDITMEHMMRTGFKKKGRKDKVSNGPCCRPTAFEEDFSFLDDNYKYRTIQNLSAKNCGCV; from the exons ATGAAGTTATGGAAAGGTGCTACTCTTGCCTTCATGCTCTGTGGCGCTGCCTTATCCGCTGTGCTCCTTAGAAACATGGCCGCTCTGGGACAGACCCGACCCAACACCAAATACCCTCAAACTCCTTCTGCAAGTTATTCCAAATCTACTTCAAGGACTCTTTCAAACGTATCAAATTCAAAATCCAAAGCGGAGTCGTCAGCAATGGGTGGTCCACGGAGGAGAAGTCGATCAACCGATGACATGGGCTCACTTCTCTCTGAGT TCACACGCATGTTCCAGAGCTTTACGGAGAGCGAGCTGCAGCACGTGGTGGGGGCGCTGTTggacaggaagaggaggaagagcagattggaccagagcaggaggacTAAGAGGGCACGGAGGCCCAAACCCTGCTCCGTCAGAGAGCTAAAACTAACAGTGAGCGAACTAGGCTTGGGCTATGAGAGCAATGAGACCATGCTGCTGCGCTACTGCAGTGGCAAGTGCACGGGTCACCGTAGCAACTACGACATCACCATGGAGCACATGATGAGGACTGGCTTCAAGAAGAAGGGACGCAAAGACAAGGTGAGCAACGGACCCTGCTGTCGGCCCACCGCCTTTGAAGAAGACTTTTCCTTTTTGGACGATAACTACAAATATCGCACAATACAGAACTTATCGGCTAAAAACTGTGGGTGTGTATGA